A stretch of Pseudoclavibacter chungangensis DNA encodes these proteins:
- a CDS encoding ArsR/SmtB family transcription factor, giving the protein MVVRTELDEAEVDAIFQALSDATRRDIVTRVIVRAQSVSEVAEHYEMSFAAVQKHVAVLERAALVAKERRGREQIVHARPQAIARARRLLDDYEQLWHGRIDRMQRILDEGNA; this is encoded by the coding sequence ATGGTTGTACGAACTGAGCTCGACGAGGCCGAGGTGGACGCGATCTTCCAGGCGCTCTCCGACGCGACGCGGCGCGACATCGTGACGCGCGTCATCGTGCGCGCACAGAGCGTGTCGGAGGTCGCGGAGCACTACGAGATGAGCTTCGCCGCGGTCCAGAAGCACGTTGCGGTGCTGGAACGCGCGGCGCTCGTCGCCAAGGAGCGCCGCGGACGAGAGCAGATCGTGCACGCGCGGCCGCAGGCCATCGCGCGGGCACGGCGACTCCTCGACGACTACGAGCAACTGTGGCACGGCCGCATCGACCGGATGCAGCGCATCCTCGACGAAGGGAACGCATGA
- a CDS encoding TetR/AcrR family transcriptional regulator — MRKSGAAAGSSKRASILDAALTVFGREGYADASVDEIARTAGAAKPTVYNHFGDKATLFSEAIAAASAQSNARVGDVIDSIDVRPDDLRAELERIGGALVGCLLDEDGVAVMRLQLAERQRFPELLDDIRDTNRERTIDRLAGKLAQIAAVGLLRIDDPDRAARHLMALVSDDLLIRSGFGAVRMRPEDTVEPVRSGVTTFLDAFGAE, encoded by the coding sequence ATGAGGAAGTCGGGCGCCGCGGCGGGGTCGAGCAAGCGAGCGTCCATCCTCGACGCCGCGCTGACCGTGTTCGGGCGCGAGGGGTACGCCGACGCGAGCGTCGACGAGATCGCCCGTACCGCCGGTGCCGCCAAACCCACGGTCTACAACCACTTCGGCGACAAGGCGACGCTCTTCTCGGAGGCGATCGCTGCCGCATCGGCGCAGTCGAACGCGAGGGTCGGGGACGTCATCGACTCGATCGACGTCCGACCCGACGATCTGCGGGCCGAGCTCGAACGCATCGGCGGGGCTCTCGTCGGCTGTCTCCTCGACGAGGACGGCGTAGCGGTCATGCGGCTGCAACTCGCGGAGCGACAGCGCTTCCCCGAGCTGCTCGACGACATCCGCGACACGAACCGCGAGCGGACGATCGACCGCCTCGCCGGCAAGCTCGCACAGATCGCCGCCGTGGGCCTGTTGCGCATCGACGATCCCGACCGGGCAGCGCGTCACCTCATGGCGCTCGTGTCGGACGACCTGCTGATCCGCAGCGGATTCGGTGCCGTGCGGATGCGGCCCGAGGACACGGTCGAGCCGGTCCGCTCCGGCGTGACGACGTTCCTCGACGCGTTCGGCGCGGAGTGA
- a CDS encoding SRPBCC family protein, which translates to MAEISSTKDVDALTLTVNAEFPAASVERLWQLWADREQLQRWWGPPGYPATFTRHDFGVPGTSIYFMEGPEGDRHYGWWHFLEIAEPVRLRIEDGFGDAEGNPDPEMPAPGEFIVDFEATATGARFTIVSQFASLEQFEQLLAMGQEEGMKQAIGQIDALLADDPATP; encoded by the coding sequence ATGGCGGAGATCAGCTCGACGAAGGACGTGGACGCACTCACCCTGACGGTGAATGCCGAGTTCCCGGCGGCGAGCGTGGAGCGGCTGTGGCAGCTCTGGGCCGACCGGGAGCAGTTGCAGCGCTGGTGGGGCCCTCCCGGCTACCCGGCGACGTTCACCCGGCACGATTTCGGCGTGCCGGGCACGTCCATCTACTTCATGGAGGGGCCGGAGGGTGACCGCCACTACGGCTGGTGGCACTTCCTCGAGATCGCGGAGCCCGTTCGGCTGCGCATCGAGGACGGCTTCGGTGATGCCGAGGGCAACCCGGACCCGGAGATGCCCGCGCCCGGTGAGTTCATCGTCGACTTCGAAGCGACCGCGACGGGCGCACGCTTCACGATCGTGTCGCAATTCGCCTCGCTCGAGCAGTTCGAACAGTTGCTCGCGATGGGCCAGGAGGAGGGTATGAAGCAGGCGATCGGGCAGATCGACGCGCTCCTCGCGGACGACCCGGCCACGCCCTGA
- a CDS encoding MFS transporter — MPRPRLSLAVILLAQFVIPLSISGTAIALPTIAAELGSAPAPLQWVVNGFNLAFAICAIAWGVWSDRIGYTRSFRIGIAVAAAGGAISAIAPTIGILDVGRVIAGIGSAAVLTGAAPLLSHLFQGKARAKAFVLFGTVNGLGLAAGPAVSGLLLSVWGWRGIFAAHAVVLLVALIGTVKLPVLGRGSTSLRAILDFSALRAPGFVAMTLVPVAGAIGFVTFLTYLPSAIGAVHGLEAGVTGALMLVMTVPVLIAPIVVHRLLERTRITTTGVVVTSLACLLLGGIGVLVLLRPDLPVMAGVAPMILLGLGFGLPLGFVDAEALAAVPAERAGAASGVVNLVRIGSEAVFVALYAAILAAVVTAALPGPVGELIASGGAGEPWVYRDGLVAAGGAMVVLVAATGIAFLVFSRSADKRAAVRVARGDEGLRNGEPSRNVQPNGCTN; from the coding sequence ATGCCCCGCCCCAGACTGTCGCTGGCCGTGATCCTGCTGGCCCAGTTCGTCATCCCGTTGTCCATCTCCGGCACCGCCATCGCGCTCCCCACGATCGCGGCCGAGCTGGGCTCCGCTCCGGCTCCCCTGCAGTGGGTGGTCAACGGCTTCAATCTCGCCTTCGCCATCTGCGCGATCGCTTGGGGTGTCTGGTCCGACAGGATCGGCTACACCCGCTCGTTCCGGATCGGGATCGCCGTCGCCGCGGCCGGGGGTGCGATCAGTGCCATCGCCCCCACGATCGGAATCCTGGACGTGGGCCGTGTCATCGCGGGCATCGGTTCGGCGGCCGTGCTGACCGGTGCGGCCCCGCTTCTCAGTCACCTGTTCCAGGGAAAGGCCAGGGCGAAGGCGTTCGTGCTGTTCGGCACGGTCAACGGCCTCGGGCTCGCCGCCGGCCCAGCGGTATCCGGCCTGCTCCTGTCGGTGTGGGGATGGCGGGGGATCTTCGCTGCACACGCGGTCGTCCTGCTGGTCGCCCTCATCGGGACGGTGAAACTGCCCGTGCTCGGCCGTGGAAGCACCTCCCTCCGGGCGATCCTGGATTTCTCCGCGCTCAGGGCGCCGGGGTTCGTTGCCATGACGCTCGTTCCGGTCGCCGGGGCCATCGGGTTCGTCACCTTCCTGACGTACCTGCCGAGCGCAATCGGCGCTGTTCACGGCCTCGAGGCCGGCGTGACCGGTGCGCTCATGCTGGTCATGACCGTCCCGGTACTCATCGCACCGATCGTCGTCCATCGACTCCTGGAGCGAACGCGGATCACCACCACCGGCGTGGTCGTCACCTCGCTCGCCTGCTTGCTGCTCGGTGGCATCGGGGTGCTCGTGTTGCTCCGGCCCGACCTGCCGGTCATGGCAGGTGTCGCGCCGATGATCCTGCTCGGCCTCGGCTTCGGACTTCCCTTGGGGTTCGTCGACGCGGAAGCACTCGCCGCCGTCCCCGCCGAACGGGCTGGGGCCGCGTCCGGAGTCGTCAACCTCGTTCGCATCGGTTCCGAAGCGGTGTTCGTCGCGCTGTACGCGGCGATCCTGGCGGCCGTCGTCACTGCTGCGCTTCCCGGCCCGGTCGGGGAGCTGATCGCGTCCGGGGGTGCGGGCGAGCCGTGGGTCTACCGCGACGGACTCGTCGCAGCAGGCGGAGCGATGGTCGTCCTCGTCGCGGCGACGGGGATCGCATTCCTCGTCTTCAGTCGGTCCGCCGACAAGCGCGCTGCTGTTCGAGTCGCTCGCGGCGACGAGGGCTTGCGCAACGGCGAACCGTCTCGTAATGTACAACCAAATGGTTGTACGAACTGA